Proteins encoded together in one Hymenobacter monticola window:
- a CDS encoding alpha/beta fold hydrolase, with translation MHPSATSVLERSHVTISGATGPNKPTIVFLHGLGGDQSDWRLVAPHFEDQYQVVLMDLIGAGQSDQSAYQPTAKHGSLAGHADDLLQVLSALALHDVVFVGHSVASMIGVIAAVREPERFSKMVLVSPSPRFINENGYAGGFEQKDINELLAAMEGDYNGWSHGFAPVMMGQNESPELVMGLTNSFVRTNPEIAKHFARVTFFSDTRAELGFLTIPTLIVQSAHDIIAPLAVGTYINEQLADSRLKVIETGGHCPHLSAPQQTLSAMDHFLHHETVL, from the coding sequence ATGCATCCTTCCGCTACTTCTGTTCTGGAGCGCAGCCACGTCACCATCTCCGGCGCCACCGGCCCCAATAAGCCCACCATTGTCTTCCTGCACGGCCTCGGCGGCGACCAGAGCGACTGGCGCCTCGTGGCCCCGCACTTCGAAGACCAGTACCAGGTAGTGCTGATGGACCTAATTGGCGCCGGCCAATCGGACCAGAGCGCCTACCAACCCACCGCCAAGCACGGCTCCCTGGCCGGCCACGCCGACGACCTGCTGCAGGTGCTCAGCGCCCTGGCCCTGCACGATGTGGTGTTTGTGGGCCATTCGGTGGCGTCGATGATAGGCGTGATTGCGGCCGTGCGCGAGCCCGAGCGGTTTTCTAAAATGGTGCTGGTGTCGCCCTCGCCGCGCTTTATCAACGAAAACGGCTACGCCGGGGGCTTCGAGCAAAAGGACATCAACGAGCTGCTGGCCGCCATGGAAGGCGACTACAACGGCTGGTCGCACGGCTTCGCGCCGGTGATGATGGGCCAGAACGAAAGCCCCGAGCTGGTGATGGGCCTCACCAACAGCTTTGTGCGCACCAACCCCGAGATTGCCAAGCACTTCGCCCGCGTCACGTTTTTCTCCGACACCCGCGCCGAGCTGGGCTTCCTCACCATCCCCACACTTATTGTGCAGTCGGCCCACGACATCATCGCCCCGCTGGCCGTGGGCACCTACATCAACGAGCAGCTGGCCGACAGCCGCCTGAAGGTGATTGAAACCGGTGGCCACTGCCCCCACCTCAGCGCCCCCCAGCAAACCCTCTCGGCCATGGACCACTTCCTGCACCACGAAACGGTGCTGTAG
- a CDS encoding NAD(P)/FAD-dependent oxidoreductase translates to MEGLTKIDDLGKPRVVIVGGGFGGLELAKALAHAPVQVVLIDKQNYHTFQPLLYQVASAGLDEGDIVSPFRKILSEQDNFYFRLAEVQSVDPAAQIVETSIGCVRYDYLVLATGATTNYFGDELMAKNAVAIKSVEDAIELRNTVLSNFEQALQLGDMEQLNSLLDFVIVGGGPTGVEIAGALSELRTHVFPKDYREIDFKEMDIHLVQSGPVLLKGMSANASARALESLEKFGVQVWLDARVKSYDGYTATLSTGQKLVARTLIWAAGVTGAPVQGLDASCLLAGNRYAVDHYNRVQGYENVFAIGDIALMKTDDYPDGHPMVAQPALQQGRRLGENLHRVLTHRLMEPFHYDDKGAMATIGRNHAVADIKLFGKEYHLDGFIAWLAWSVVHVVSLIGFRNRLMVLLQWTWSYFSYDKGLRYIIGKTKAPLVEADMEEGKAIV, encoded by the coding sequence ATGGAAGGGTTAACGAAGATTGACGACCTCGGCAAGCCGCGCGTCGTGATTGTGGGCGGCGGCTTCGGCGGGCTGGAACTGGCCAAGGCATTGGCCCACGCGCCGGTGCAGGTGGTGCTCATTGATAAGCAGAACTACCACACCTTTCAGCCGCTGCTCTACCAGGTGGCGTCGGCGGGCCTGGACGAGGGCGACATCGTGTCGCCGTTCCGTAAAATTCTCAGCGAGCAGGACAATTTTTACTTCCGGCTGGCCGAGGTACAGTCCGTGGACCCCGCGGCCCAGATTGTGGAAACCAGCATCGGCTGCGTGCGCTACGACTACCTGGTGCTGGCCACCGGCGCCACCACCAACTATTTTGGCGACGAGCTGATGGCTAAAAATGCCGTTGCCATCAAGAGCGTGGAAGATGCCATCGAGCTGCGCAACACGGTGCTATCGAACTTCGAGCAGGCCCTGCAGCTCGGCGACATGGAGCAGCTCAACAGCCTGCTCGATTTCGTGATAGTGGGCGGCGGCCCCACCGGCGTGGAAATTGCCGGGGCGCTGAGCGAGCTGCGCACCCACGTATTTCCGAAAGACTACCGCGAAATTGACTTCAAGGAAATGGACATTCACCTGGTGCAGAGCGGGCCGGTGCTGCTCAAGGGCATGTCGGCCAATGCCTCGGCGCGGGCGCTGGAGTCGCTGGAAAAGTTTGGGGTGCAGGTGTGGCTCGATGCGCGGGTGAAGTCGTACGACGGCTACACGGCCACGCTTAGCACCGGCCAGAAGCTGGTGGCACGCACCTTAATATGGGCGGCCGGCGTGACGGGCGCGCCCGTGCAGGGGCTCGACGCCAGTTGCCTGCTGGCCGGCAACCGCTACGCTGTGGACCACTACAACCGCGTGCAGGGCTACGAAAACGTCTTCGCCATCGGCGACATCGCCCTGATGAAAACCGACGATTACCCCGACGGCCACCCCATGGTGGCGCAGCCCGCTTTGCAGCAGGGCCGCCGCTTGGGCGAAAACCTGCACCGCGTCCTCACCCACCGGCTCATGGAGCCTTTTCATTACGACGACAAGGGCGCCATGGCCACCATCGGCCGCAACCACGCCGTGGCCGACATCAAGCTTTTCGGCAAGGAATACCACCTCGACGGCTTCATTGCCTGGCTGGCCTGGAGCGTGGTGCACGTGGTGTCGCTCATCGGCTTCCGCAACCGCCTGATGGTGCTGCTGCAATGGACCTGGAGCTACTTCAGCTACGACAAGGGCCTGCGCTACATCATCGGCAAAACCAAGGCCCCGCTGGTGGAAGCGGACATGGAAGAGGGCAAGGCGATAGTATAG
- a CDS encoding META domain-containing protein: MMFRRLLPLAILVSISLGSCEKNEAAEPAAATLLEARWMLTSIDEFPVMASSYSGAARSYIEFAALGNSIVGLGPCNNFSGRFSLGSGQQLQLSTPIPTQTPCPVQTLETRYLANLAQTTRYEISGDDLRLYDGSMATPRLVFRRVAP; this comes from the coding sequence ATGATGTTTCGTCGCCTCCTGCCGTTGGCCATACTTGTTTCCATTTCCCTCGGCAGCTGCGAGAAAAACGAAGCGGCCGAGCCCGCAGCGGCTACCCTGCTTGAGGCCCGCTGGATGCTGACCAGCATTGATGAGTTTCCGGTAATGGCGTCGAGCTATTCGGGCGCGGCACGGTCCTACATCGAATTCGCTGCCTTGGGCAATAGCATTGTGGGCCTGGGACCGTGCAACAATTTCAGTGGGCGCTTCAGCCTCGGCAGCGGGCAGCAGCTCCAGTTGTCGACGCCCATCCCGACCCAGACGCCCTGCCCCGTGCAAACGCTCGAAACCCGCTACCTCGCCAATCTGGCCCAGACCACGCGCTACGAAATCAGCGGCGACGACTTGCGGCTGTATGATGGCTCGATGGCCACGCCGCGGCTGGTGTTTCGGCGGGTGGCGCCGTAG
- a CDS encoding DUF2141 domain-containing protein, whose protein sequence is MTLLPIASLLIATLLSAAPAPNEPQAVTVTVTSLVSTTAAVRLYFYNTREGFLKSGKWAFSKSVKPGGKSEFTLPVELPRGDWAVAITQDLNNNDKIDKNFLGIPTEPYAFSNNVRPTVAAPGFDECKFTVDGPGKVVSIVLKN, encoded by the coding sequence ATGACCTTGCTGCCCATCGCCTCGCTGTTAATTGCCACGCTGCTGTCGGCGGCTCCCGCACCCAACGAGCCCCAGGCCGTAACGGTCACGGTCACCTCGCTGGTATCAACCACGGCAGCCGTCAGGCTGTATTTTTACAACACCCGGGAAGGTTTTTTGAAAAGCGGCAAGTGGGCGTTTTCCAAATCGGTGAAACCCGGCGGCAAGAGCGAATTCACGCTGCCGGTGGAGCTGCCGCGGGGCGATTGGGCGGTGGCCATCACCCAGGATTTGAATAATAACGATAAAATCGACAAAAATTTCCTCGGCATTCCCACCGAGCCGTATGCTTTTTCTAACAATGTGCGGCCCACGGTGGCCGCGCCCGGTTTTGATGAGTGCAAATTCACGGTGGATGGGCCCGGCAAAGTGGTGAGCATCGTATTGAAAAACTAA
- a CDS encoding T9SS type A sorting domain-containing protein — protein sequence MSQTFTSASFPYVAIAPKRRGFYLPVLLLLSFLSVSGTSWATSYVVDNPDKKKTFNLENNDDLTISSNVNFEGIINVNGSNVTITVNGDLINGSVIAVNNVVNTGITNFGVFNGTLMVASGAIGTVINNLGSVPSQQVYLNAPTTINNGSASASAGVSWTGYVGGRFAAAPTINNFGSWTAQMQPLPGGTISNKAGATWNAYMTVSAPLSITNEGTWSSQIQPAGSGAPTFTFVNSGTWSGSVTANSVATSVTNSGTWNSQIDYSGALTIVHTAGTWNGLPNGSSGSLRITNGATWTQGFNFPGTGPNSFVNTGTATFNRYLGMGSATTITNSGAMTVSNGMGNISANSSLNNQRGATFRVVGQLVNFGTVSNAGTVAVSGDFRNEGGGVMSGPAAPLRGSITASGYSVNAGAFGTTGRLDFCDAGNSAGFDLQSGTVGSGITFCALRPLPVELAAFTAEAVKDRVLVRWSTATEQNSAVFVVERSADGKSFNAVREVSAQGNSMVVTAYAAADAKPLPGTSYYRLRQVDRDGAVAYSPVAKVSFALGAQPVLAYPNPTTDRLVLDLTAASAEACAVRVLTPAGQVVRTEALTGGSLQEVSLAGLPAGLYLLQVRTATGSSVQRIEKK from the coding sequence ATGAGCCAAACCTTTACTTCTGCTTCATTTCCGTACGTCGCAATAGCGCCCAAGCGCCGCGGCTTCTACTTGCCCGTGCTGTTGCTGCTAAGCTTTTTAAGCGTAAGCGGGACGTCCTGGGCTACTTCTTACGTGGTTGATAACCCCGATAAGAAGAAGACCTTCAATCTTGAGAACAACGACGACCTGACCATTAGCAGCAACGTCAACTTCGAAGGTATCATCAACGTCAACGGGAGCAACGTGACCATCACCGTTAACGGCGACCTTATCAACGGCAGCGTCATCGCGGTTAATAACGTAGTGAACACGGGGATTACCAATTTTGGCGTATTCAACGGCACGCTCATGGTAGCCAGCGGCGCCATCGGCACGGTTATCAACAACCTGGGTTCGGTCCCTTCGCAGCAGGTGTACCTGAACGCGCCCACCACTATTAACAACGGCAGCGCTTCGGCTTCGGCCGGGGTGAGCTGGACGGGCTACGTGGGCGGCCGGTTCGCGGCCGCGCCTACCATCAATAACTTCGGTAGCTGGACGGCGCAGATGCAGCCCCTGCCCGGCGGCACCATCAGCAACAAAGCCGGCGCCACCTGGAACGCTTACATGACCGTGAGTGCCCCGCTCAGCATCACCAACGAAGGCACCTGGAGCTCGCAGATTCAGCCGGCCGGCTCGGGCGCGCCTACCTTCACGTTCGTGAACAGCGGCACGTGGTCGGGCAGCGTAACGGCCAACAGCGTCGCCACGTCGGTGACCAACAGCGGCACCTGGAACAGCCAAATTGACTACAGCGGCGCGCTTACCATCGTGCACACTGCTGGCACCTGGAATGGCCTGCCCAACGGCAGCAGCGGCTCGCTGCGCATCACCAACGGCGCTACCTGGACCCAGGGCTTCAACTTCCCCGGCACTGGCCCCAACAGCTTTGTGAACACCGGCACGGCCACTTTCAACCGTTACCTGGGCATGGGTTCGGCCACCACCATCACCAATAGCGGCGCCATGACGGTGAGCAACGGCATGGGCAACATCAGCGCCAATTCCAGCCTCAACAACCAGCGTGGAGCTACCTTCCGGGTGGTGGGCCAGCTCGTGAACTTCGGCACGGTAAGCAACGCGGGCACCGTGGCCGTCTCCGGCGATTTCCGCAACGAAGGCGGGGGCGTGATGAGCGGCCCGGCCGCTCCACTGCGCGGCAGCATCACGGCCAGTGGCTACTCGGTGAATGCCGGCGCGTTTGGCACCACGGGTCGCCTCGATTTCTGCGACGCCGGCAACAGCGCGGGCTTCGACCTGCAGTCGGGCACTGTGGGCTCGGGCATCACTTTTTGTGCGCTCCGGCCCCTGCCGGTGGAGCTGGCCGCTTTCACGGCCGAGGCGGTGAAGGACCGGGTGCTGGTGCGCTGGAGCACGGCCACGGAGCAAAACAGCGCCGTGTTCGTGGTAGAGCGCAGCGCCGATGGCAAGAGCTTCAATGCTGTGCGGGAGGTGAGCGCGCAGGGCAATTCGATGGTTGTGACGGCCTACGCCGCCGCCGACGCCAAGCCGCTGCCCGGCACCAGCTACTACCGCCTGCGCCAGGTAGACCGCGATGGCGCCGTGGCTTACTCGCCGGTGGCCAAAGTGAGCTTCGCCCTGGGCGCGCAACCCGTGCTGGCTTACCCCAACCCCACCACCGACCGTCTGGTGCTTGACCTGACCGCCGCTTCGGCCGAGGCTTGCGCCGTGCGGGTACTCACCCCGGCCGGCCAGGTGGTACGCACCGAAGCCCTGACCGGGGGCAGCTTGCAGGAAGTGTCGCTCGCGGGGCTGCCTGCTGGCCTCTACCTGCTGCAAGTGCGCACCGCCACGGGCAGCTCGGTGCAGCGCATCGAAAAGAAATAA
- a CDS encoding YdeI/OmpD-associated family protein, whose product MPSSAPILFRAQLEPGGPSFMPTQTIVVPADVLTALGGKAAKRVIVTIRGQELRLGLLPLEGGGRYLMLNKDVCRAVGIELGQWLDVTIAPDPNPDHVDLPDELAEALAAWPEAEAAFLRYSGAHRRAMARLVAEAKQTETRARRAVTLTERLARGLHPFRGD is encoded by the coding sequence ATGCCCAGTTCCGCACCTATCCTTTTTCGCGCCCAACTGGAGCCCGGCGGCCCCAGCTTCATGCCCACCCAAACCATTGTGGTGCCGGCCGACGTGCTGACCGCGCTGGGCGGCAAGGCAGCCAAACGAGTCATTGTTACCATCAGAGGGCAGGAGCTGCGGCTGGGGCTGCTGCCGCTGGAAGGCGGCGGGCGCTACCTCATGCTGAACAAGGACGTGTGCCGGGCCGTGGGCATCGAGCTGGGCCAGTGGCTGGACGTGACCATCGCGCCCGACCCCAACCCCGACCACGTGGACTTGCCCGACGAGCTGGCCGAAGCCCTGGCCGCCTGGCCCGAGGCCGAAGCCGCCTTCCTCCGCTACAGCGGCGCCCACCGCCGCGCCATGGCCCGCCTGGTGGCCGAGGCCAAACAAACAGAAACCCGCGCCCGCCGCGCCGTGACACTCACGGAACGACTGGCGCGGGGCCTGCACCCGTTTCGGGGCGACTGA
- a CDS encoding aldo/keto reductase: MEFQKLGNSGVTVSRITFGSWAAGGWMWGGTEQNDAVGAIRASYDLGVTSIDTAPVYGMGFSEEIVGEAIKGLPRDKVQILTKFGMRWDLAKGDFAMKTKDNNGHDLDVYKYAGRDSIIKECEDSLRRLGTDYIDLYQQHWPDVTTPIDETMEALGRLVEQGKVRAGGVSNYSVAQMQEAEKTINLASNQVPYSMVRRDIEADVVPYCIENNKAILVYSPLQLGLLTGKMKPGQEFGEGDLRRGHRLFTPENVQRVNAMLNKIRPLAETKNATLGQLVLRWTLAQPGITVALVGARNPEQAVQNARAMDFQLTFEEVDFINKQLRELAA, from the coding sequence ATGGAATTTCAAAAACTAGGCAACTCCGGCGTCACCGTTTCGCGCATCACCTTTGGCAGCTGGGCCGCTGGCGGCTGGATGTGGGGCGGCACCGAGCAGAACGACGCCGTGGGCGCCATCCGGGCCAGCTACGACCTGGGCGTGACCAGCATCGACACGGCGCCGGTGTACGGCATGGGCTTCAGCGAGGAAATCGTGGGCGAGGCCATCAAGGGCCTGCCACGCGACAAGGTGCAGATTCTGACCAAATTCGGCATGCGCTGGGACTTGGCCAAGGGCGACTTCGCCATGAAAACCAAGGACAACAACGGCCACGACCTCGACGTGTACAAGTACGCCGGCCGCGACAGCATTATCAAGGAATGCGAAGACAGCCTGCGCCGCCTCGGCACCGACTACATCGACCTTTACCAGCAGCACTGGCCCGACGTGACCACCCCGATTGACGAAACCATGGAGGCCCTGGGCCGCCTCGTGGAGCAGGGCAAGGTGCGCGCGGGCGGCGTGAGCAACTACTCGGTGGCCCAGATGCAGGAAGCCGAAAAAACCATCAACCTCGCCTCCAACCAAGTGCCTTACAGCATGGTGCGGCGCGATATTGAGGCCGATGTGGTGCCGTATTGCATTGAAAATAACAAGGCCATTCTGGTGTATAGCCCGCTGCAGCTGGGCCTGCTCACCGGCAAGATGAAGCCCGGCCAGGAGTTTGGCGAAGGCGACCTGCGCCGGGGCCACCGCCTGTTCACGCCCGAGAACGTGCAGCGCGTGAATGCCATGCTGAATAAGATTCGCCCGCTGGCCGAAACCAAAAACGCCACCCTGGGCCAGCTCGTGCTGCGCTGGACGCTGGCGCAGCCCGGCATCACGGTAGCGCTGGTGGGCGCCCGCAACCCTGAGCAGGCCGTACAAAACGCCCGGGCCATGGATTTCCAGCTCACGTTCGAGGAGGTGGACTTCATTAACAAGCAGCTGCGCGAGCTGGCGGCCTAG
- a CDS encoding DsbA family oxidoreductase — MKVEIWSDVVCPFCYIGKRKFENALKGFAHRDEVEVVWHSFELNPEFEPVPGLSIHDHLAQKKGVSPAEGRRMNDYMTGVAKEVDLDYDFDKAIPANTFLAHQLIHLGAHHGRQDATKERLFAAYYTEGQDLNDLDTLVKLGTEVGLDATEIREALTAGTYAEAVRIDEYHAQQINVRGVPFFVFEDKYAVSGAQPSELFAEVLEKVYEEFKPAKPALVSLGDGDACGPDGCAV; from the coding sequence ATGAAAGTTGAAATCTGGTCCGACGTGGTTTGCCCGTTCTGCTACATCGGCAAGCGCAAGTTTGAGAATGCGCTTAAAGGCTTCGCGCACCGCGACGAAGTAGAAGTGGTGTGGCACAGCTTCGAGCTGAACCCGGAATTCGAGCCCGTTCCCGGCCTGAGCATTCACGACCACCTTGCCCAAAAGAAAGGCGTGTCGCCCGCCGAGGGCCGCCGCATGAACGACTACATGACCGGCGTGGCCAAAGAAGTGGACCTGGACTACGACTTTGACAAGGCCATTCCGGCCAATACCTTCCTGGCGCACCAGCTCATTCACCTCGGTGCCCACCACGGCCGGCAGGACGCCACTAAAGAGCGCCTGTTTGCCGCCTACTACACCGAAGGCCAGGACCTCAACGACCTTGACACGCTGGTGAAGCTTGGCACTGAAGTAGGCCTCGATGCCACCGAAATCCGTGAAGCCCTCACGGCCGGCACCTACGCCGAAGCCGTGCGCATCGACGAGTACCACGCTCAGCAAATCAACGTGCGCGGCGTGCCCTTCTTCGTGTTTGAGGACAAGTACGCCGTGTCGGGCGCGCAGCCCAGCGAGCTGTTTGCCGAGGTGCTGGAAAAGGTGTACGAGGAGTTCAAGCCCGCCAAACCCGCCCTGGTTTCGCTGGGCGACGGCGACGCCTGCGGGCCGGACGGCTGCGCGGTGTAA
- a CDS encoding PAS domain-containing protein: MPAPASDLLSVFSALPSACVLLSPDFVIEAASDSFVAVTGTPRANMLGRHRSDVFPDNPNDPTAHSVADVQAALERVLATGQPNELPAQRYALPDPEHPGQFVEHYWQARNTPVLDEQGRVTHLIQTVVNITAETEAAARLHDAQVREQAAREAADWQRSELSRIFEQAPVAIATYRGSSYTIEFANPLVCELWGRNQADIIGKGLFEALPEVAGMGYEELLDGVMATGEPYVAHGMEAQHDRNGQRETVYWDFVYVPLYEDNGSIYGAMVVATEVTEQVQARQKIQELNTQLAAVNQALQESNAELLTNQEEVLKVQQLLEGNVAERTKQLQSALAEAEQHRINAAQQQLLLSQILGQTPAGIATLTGPEHRFSFMNEHYQDLSGNRARVGLTAAEVFPEALEQGFIKLLDQVYATGEPFQGRDMPVQLTHPTTGQQSSHYIDFSYQPLRNEQGQTLGILAFIVEVTDRTLTRQQAETQQGQPRDGQDAA, from the coding sequence ATGCCCGCCCCTGCTTCGGACCTGTTGTCCGTTTTTAGCGCCCTGCCCAGCGCCTGTGTGCTGCTTTCGCCTGATTTTGTGATTGAAGCGGCCAGCGACAGCTTCGTAGCCGTGACGGGCACACCGCGCGCCAACATGCTGGGCCGCCACCGGTCCGACGTCTTTCCCGATAACCCCAACGACCCGACGGCCCATTCCGTGGCCGATGTACAGGCGGCGTTGGAGCGCGTTCTGGCCACAGGCCAGCCCAACGAGCTGCCCGCCCAGCGCTACGCCCTGCCCGACCCCGAGCATCCCGGCCAGTTTGTGGAGCACTACTGGCAGGCGCGCAACACGCCCGTGCTCGACGAGCAAGGCCGCGTCACGCACCTTATTCAGACGGTGGTCAACATCACGGCCGAAACCGAGGCCGCCGCGCGGCTGCACGATGCGCAAGTGCGCGAGCAGGCCGCCCGCGAAGCCGCCGACTGGCAGCGCAGCGAACTGAGCCGCATTTTCGAGCAGGCCCCGGTGGCCATTGCTACTTACCGCGGCTCAAGCTACACCATCGAGTTTGCCAACCCGCTGGTTTGCGAGCTGTGGGGCCGCAACCAAGCCGATATTATCGGCAAAGGCCTCTTTGAGGCATTGCCCGAGGTCGCCGGCATGGGCTACGAGGAGTTGCTCGATGGAGTGATGGCCACGGGTGAGCCCTACGTGGCCCACGGCATGGAAGCCCAGCACGACCGCAACGGCCAGCGCGAAACCGTGTACTGGGACTTCGTGTATGTGCCTCTCTACGAAGACAATGGCAGCATTTACGGCGCCATGGTCGTGGCCACGGAGGTAACGGAGCAGGTTCAGGCCCGCCAAAAAATCCAGGAACTGAACACCCAGCTCGCCGCCGTAAACCAGGCCTTGCAGGAAAGCAACGCCGAGCTGCTGACCAACCAGGAAGAAGTGCTGAAAGTGCAGCAGTTGCTGGAAGGCAATGTGGCTGAGCGCACCAAGCAGCTGCAAAGCGCCCTGGCCGAGGCCGAGCAGCACCGCATCAACGCCGCTCAGCAGCAACTCTTGCTGAGCCAGATTCTGGGGCAAACGCCGGCCGGCATTGCCACCCTTACCGGGCCCGAACACCGGTTTTCGTTTATGAATGAGCATTACCAAGACCTGTCGGGCAATCGGGCGCGGGTGGGCCTTACGGCCGCCGAGGTTTTCCCAGAGGCCTTGGAACAAGGCTTCATCAAGCTGCTCGACCAGGTGTATGCCACCGGCGAGCCCTTCCAGGGCCGCGACATGCCCGTTCAGCTCACCCACCCCACCACCGGCCAGCAATCCAGCCACTACATCGACTTCAGCTACCAGCCCCTTCGCAACGAACAAGGCCAGACGCTTGGCATCCTGGCTTTTATCGTGGAAGTGACCGATAGAACCCTGACCCGGCAGCAAGCCGAAACGCAGCAAGGGCAACCGCGCGACGGGCAAGACGCCGCCTAG
- a CDS encoding GNAT family N-acetyltransferase — protein MTIRWHCIAFDSFPPLILYDVLRLRSEVFVVEQNCVYQDIDRQDPDAYHLLGYNEAGELAAYARLFDAGKCYTEASIGRVIVAPAFRQYGLGRELMRQALLHSDTLFGPQPNKIGAQQHLEAFYNGFGYEQCGPMYVEDGIPHIPMRRA, from the coding sequence ATGACTATCCGCTGGCACTGCATCGCCTTCGATTCCTTCCCGCCCCTCATCCTCTACGACGTGTTGCGCCTGCGTTCCGAGGTCTTTGTAGTGGAGCAAAATTGTGTTTACCAAGACATTGACCGGCAGGACCCCGATGCCTACCACCTGCTGGGCTACAACGAAGCCGGCGAACTGGCCGCCTACGCCCGCCTCTTCGACGCGGGCAAGTGCTACACCGAGGCCAGCATTGGGCGCGTCATTGTGGCTCCTGCGTTCCGGCAGTACGGCCTGGGCCGCGAGCTGATGCGCCAGGCCCTGCTGCATTCCGACACGCTGTTTGGCCCGCAGCCCAACAAAATCGGCGCACAGCAGCACCTGGAGGCATTTTACAACGGCTTTGGCTACGAGCAGTGCGGGCCGATGTACGTGGAAGACGGCATTCCGCACATTCCGATGCGGCGGGCGTAG
- a CDS encoding DUF6624 domain-containing protein → MKLLFLLLPLLPQLAAAQTPQNPRLKHELDSIYAVDQKWRSLLFDPRQRFRPDSVARALGVTRESLPTYIPQQMMRSDSANQVRVKQLIKQYGYPGKSLVGEPTNEAAWYVIQHSDDIKQYLPLIKKAASKGELPFYLYAQMLDRQLMRQGKEQLYGTQAMGYNVTNPATGRREGQRPFVWPIRDAADVNARRQKAGFKNTVEQNAALMGISYRVVTLEEVAKMPKQ, encoded by the coding sequence ATGAAACTGCTTTTCTTGCTCCTACCCCTGCTCCCCCAGCTGGCCGCCGCCCAGACGCCCCAAAACCCGCGCCTGAAGCACGAGCTGGACAGCATCTACGCCGTGGACCAGAAGTGGCGCAGCCTGCTTTTCGACCCGCGCCAGCGTTTCCGGCCCGACTCGGTGGCCCGGGCCCTGGGGGTGACGCGCGAAAGCCTGCCCACCTACATTCCCCAGCAGATGATGCGCTCCGACTCGGCCAACCAGGTGCGGGTGAAGCAGCTTATCAAGCAGTACGGCTACCCCGGCAAGTCGCTGGTGGGTGAGCCGACGAATGAGGCCGCGTGGTACGTCATCCAGCATTCGGATGACATCAAGCAATACCTGCCGCTCATCAAAAAGGCCGCCAGCAAAGGCGAATTGCCCTTTTACCTTTACGCCCAGATGCTGGACCGCCAACTCATGCGCCAGGGCAAAGAGCAGCTCTACGGCACCCAGGCCATGGGCTACAACGTAACGAACCCGGCCACCGGCCGGCGCGAAGGACAGCGGCCCTTTGTGTGGCCCATCCGGGATGCGGCCGACGTGAATGCCCGCCGCCAAAAAGCTGGCTTTAAGAATACGGTGGAGCAGAATGCCGCCCTAATGGGCATTTCGTACCGGGTGGTGACCCTGGAAGAAGTTGCCAAAATGCCTAAACAATAA